The region agttgccatccacttgtcaattgaattacagtatctgaagtttggtccaaaaaaaaaacttatgcgaataaagctggtgaaagtgttgattAATATCAACGTGCAACccagctaacaggtgaagaacacaccaaaaccactagctaacttactttaaatgtgaagaactatagaccagtaacaggcttaagtgaactgacaacatgagttatacgacttacagttctcaaagaggcagacacacaatctcagctggttatcctccggacagcttgtctctttttcatttctctcacttttttctccgtgtggcgcgcgcacccgctcgctGTGTGTgccgcgtgtccgcgctattttccgatataacctcttgtacaaaacgaaagtaacgagccaatttttaaaatgtaaggagtagaaagtaccgatatttgtgttaaaatgtaaggagtagaagtaaaaagtcaatacaaaaataaatagtaaagtaaagtaaaaatatcagaaaaatctacttgagtacagtaacgaagtacttgtacttcgttacttcgaagtacttgtacttcgttacttcccatctctgaaaCTGACACGTTTTGGTTGCTACGGACGCTgcgttttgattttttttacatttctagcgagacatttatttttacatttctagcgagacatttatatttaattttcataaaTCCTCTCAGTGAATGTAGCTACATAATCACTAGCTTGTTCATTGCTTTTAATTGCGTTTTCCGATATCGCCAGAATAATGTGATACTGACATGTTGTGGTTGCTATGGATGCTGTTTCGCCTAGCATAGCTAGCTAGGGTTAGCTGTGACCCCAGACTCCACATAGGAATCTATTGCGATTTCGCTCCATCTGACGGATCAAACCCTCGACCACTACGACTAGTTACGATCGGGTTTGTCcgctgtttttaattttgaaaatcaaacgGATCCTCTGTGCACTTGACTTCCTGTTTGGTGCAATCTCATTGATGGCTTTTGACGCGTCAAGGCCCCCACGAAGAGAATTGGACAGTGATGAGGCCCGTCATGGTGAACAATATGTTGTCATCTGAGAAACCCAAAGAGGGGGTTTGCCATCACTGTGGACACAATGCTGCTGTAGTGATGTGTAGGGACTGTCTACCACGATCACTCTACTGCACAGCATGTGACCTTTCCACACATGAGGCCCTGGTGCTTCATAACAGAGCATCCATGGTGGAGGGGTTCTTCAGACCCCAGCCACCATCAACCTTTGTTCAGCAGCACGAGGGAGGGCAATTCTCCTATCATGAAAAAGGTAGTTTTTAAGTCTCAGGTTATGTAGgctgtttacattttacacaaaccCCCTCACTGTTGAGTTTTTGGTTTTATTCACTCTAATATGTAAACTAATTCTGCGTTTTAGATTGAATGTTACCAATCGTTCCTCCCTGCTGCGACTGCTTCACTGGGAAAACAAGCTTTTTAAAGGGAAAGCCAGTTATTTTAATCGGAATAAAtggtaacatttttattttttatttatttatgttctgtttttttttttttttttaacaagagataattgtttttctctgaaattTCAGGAAGATACAACCTCTTCCTTCCATCAGTAAACTGCTCCTGTGGAAAAACCTTGCCAGTGACCATAAGTGATCTGGTTGAAAGTGGTTACTGGCCAGCCACTGTCAATTTTGAGACCTTGTACATGGTGGACTTGTTCACCACGTATGAGGATCTAAAAATCACTGCCCCAGGGATGTCAAGACAAGCTTTTGTCAGCATGCTCGAGGGTCGAACGAAACTCTTTGGGCGAGTGAGTGTATTCATAATttacgtttgtttgtttgtttgtttggttcaCCTTTTAAATAACTGATTCATTGTTAGGACTTGTTCTTACAATCCTCGATGATTCAGCATACATTTCTTGACAGAGCCCTTTTGTTCATCATGACCATGCTCTGAAGCCAACCTTCTAAACAGTTACTTacggttttgttttgttttttctcagagTGGTAAGATATGTGGGGACACAATGCAGAGGGCATTCCTCGAATGGGCCTATGCCAAATTTGAGGTTGAGAAGCTGTCTCAGGTCCAGCACTTTCAGTGCCCTGCATGCACACCCTCCATGTTGGCAGTTGCAGTGGATGGGAACCGCAAATTATATCGTTTCAAAAGCCAACCAGGGTGTGTAACATTCATGTACAATTAAATTCTAGCCACAAATTCCTTTTATATAGTAAATGTAACctgcatttatatatttctttcaaGAGCTGATGGGTTTTTTGATGGAGTCTTTTTGGCCAGTGATCCTGCTGTGTCCTTATTTGTTGATTACATCCATGGAACAACTGGGCATGTAAGCACAATTTTATATGAAtgcttgcctttttttttctaaatttaaacataatttagtttatttaattaatgGAGTGGCATTACTGCATCAAATGCCATTATACCATGATTTATAActtattttcaaatgtcaaatgtaactgtaaaatgtctgtttgtgcCCTTATCTGTTTAAGAATCCAGGGAAAGGGAGATGTGGTGCGGGTCAGTGGACAGCAGCACGAGAGTCCGCCAACAAGTCTGCAAGCAAACTAGACGAGGAAGGTGTTGAAGTTGCTGTCTGCCGTCATGGGGTTTTGCTGAAGGGACTGAATATGTTCCGTGGAGAAATATTTGCATACCCGTTATATCTCCAGAAACAGCTCGCTTCACATACTGtccattttttttgctctgATGTGGTCTGCAAATATTGGCCATATCTGCAGAGAGTTGTGGACCACTGTCCAGAGTTGGAGGACTTGCTGAACATGCGCCCATTTCTCTCCATCATGCATGCAAAAGCGCATTCATGGATGTGTGAGGTAAAAATGCCAATTAGATGAATTTCTTTCCATTTGTACAACATATTATGATTGTCTGCCCTCTGcccctagttttttttttccaactgatAACATTCATGTAAATATGTTACAGTTAAAATGGGGTGGACGCAATCAAGAAGGAGCTGGAACAACAATCGGGGAGGAGGTTGAACAGGTTAACAGTTTCCTCTCCAGAGCAACCATATGTTCCAAGTACATGTCAAAAGCCGGTAAGCATTTTTCATGTATAGTTGTGTCCAAATTGAGAATACAAgctaacatatttttttgtttgttttgagtgtagcgctattttttattacaatctTCGGTCTTCAATTGGTTCTGTCAGAGCGTTGAGGTCTGATTGGGCTTGTTATCATGCTACGCTATGAATCCTTCTCCATATAGACCAAATCAGAAGGTGTAGCACCTCTTTACAATAGAGTGCTTCTTCGTGATCAGGTGGAGTCAAATCTCTGCAGGTGTCTAACTCCCTAGAAGACAAACATTACCAGATgttataaatgttaatatttcccATATTTCCACTTCTAAGAAGTGGTTTGAACACTGATGCTTTTTTTAGGGTTCTGTGCATAGTGCATGCTCCCTTTTGAAAACAACTGTCTCGTCAGCACTTTTACACTGATCAGGATACTCTTTATGATAATTTAACTTCTGACACATTAAGTGTATGATTCTTTCCAGTTTTATGTGACAATATTAGAGAATGATCAATGTAGTATCTGATCTTTGTTCCTCAGTGTGAACCTAAATTACTGCACAAACATTGTGTGTCAAGTCCGCACAGACATGCTAACTATCCAGGCAAGTGGCTGGAACAAGCGAAAGGCAGAAAACCTTGACCGGACACTGGCCAAAAGATACATTAAGGTACTGACTAGgcaaatatatgtataataattgttgtttttaaattgtgtctCAGCATTTTTTAACGCAGATATTTCATTTTGACAGACTGTACAAAGGATCACAGAGGCATCAAAGGACCTGGAGAAACTCATCACTGAGTTATCTCTACAGCAAGACACAGTTCAGCAGTGGGTGGCTGATGTTCAACAGTGGTCCTcaggtacttaaaaaaaaaaatgtaatggcatATTTAAAGAATCATTTGGCTCTGCTCTTATACAGGGGATCTGAAAAGAGTCTGATTGTAAACTGAGATGggcattaattaatttgtttgttgtcGTTTAAAGGAGCAACAATCCAAAATGACCTGCAGAAGACCATCGAGGGATTATATCTAGGCATCAAACAGCGAAAGTTTCAGCTGTATCGTCAGTCCGGTGAGAGCAGAAAAGGCCACTAGGAATGTagatatgtgaaaaaatgaaatcactaCTGATTTATATAGCAAGAttataagaaaaaaagtaaaaaaaacatcattagaAGATGAAGTACCTTTCCTACAAGCCAGGGCAGcatactattttttaaattgttttttcacaatttttccGATGATATCGAAACTTGTGATGCAAAAATGATCACACAGCTTCTGTCACAATAATCGTAACACATGCTGTACATGCATATTGTGAAGCCTTACTTTGTATGGTGCTTTTGTGTAGTAATCGTGTGAGTGCACactcattttgtgttttctcattGTAGGTGGGAATAAGCGAAGGCATCAACTGAGAAGAAAGATTGTTGTTGAGNNNNNNNNNNNNNNNNNNNNNNNNNNNNNNNNNNNNNNNNNNNNNNNNNNNNNNNNNNNNNNNNNNNNNNNNNNNNNNNNNNNNNNNNNNNNNNNNNNNNAACGCcttgtcaacacacaagcacaggaaaccagtacaggaaacggaaatgagtcaggtacgcttaccgtcaGCTCCGGTGTTCCTTTCAGGTATGTCTGTAGTAAGCATTAGGCCTATATTCCAAGGCTGGGGTCATCAACTACACTTTTTTAAGGTCCATAATATTTCTCAGCAGACACTATCAGACGctcttgtaaaattaaaatgaatattgtaTCCCAAGTAATATTTCATAAATCAATTTGCCtttgaaatatgttatttttaGCCGTCAGTGTTGACAGACTCATATTATCTGTAAAATAGCAAGCCACTATGCTTCATATTCATAAGGCTGTAAACTGCTAACATGGGGAAGGTGATTGTCGCTGGACGAGGCGGCCAATCACAGCGAACTGATTGACATCCAAACCGCTAGTGACATGAAGGCTGCTCTCCGTGGTGCTGCAAGCTTGAGCACCTATTGGGTGGCTTGTCCCCATAAGTATGACACACTGAAGACATTGGTAATGCATGTGCTCATCATGTTTGAATCAACACACACCTATGAAGTTGTGACTAAAGGAGCTAGGACTGCAGGCGCATAAGGCAGGCATAACCGCTGTCAAGCCCGatgttaaaaaggtttttgcaaatgttttgttttgtgtctaaatCATATGACTTGCGAGCTTCCTGTTGggagaacaaaaacagcagcCATGAAGTGGAAAATGTAACGTCtcttgttttaaagaaatttgtgttttataataCAGAACTAGGCCTACCGTAGATTGATGTAAAATACGtcaattttaaaaat is a window of Etheostoma cragini isolate CJK2018 chromosome 11, CSU_Ecrag_1.0, whole genome shotgun sequence DNA encoding:
- the LOC117952404 gene encoding uncharacterized protein LOC117952404; its protein translation is MHTLHVGSCSGWEPQIISFQKPTRNPGKGRCGAGQWTAARESANKSASKLDEEGVEVAVCRHGVLLKGLNMFRGEIFAYPLYLQKQLASHTVHFFCSDVVCKYWPYLQRVVDHCPELEDLLNMRPFLSIMHAKAHSWMCELKWGGRNQEGAGTTIGEEVEQVNSFLSRATICSKYMSKAVRTDMLTIQASGWNKRKAENLDRTLAKRYIKTVQRITEASKDLEKLITELSLQQDTVQQWVADVQQWSSGATIQNDLQKTIEGLYLGIKQRKFQLYRQSGGNKRRHQLRRKIEDTTSSFHQ